Proteins encoded in a region of the Perognathus longimembris pacificus isolate PPM17 chromosome 11, ASM2315922v1, whole genome shotgun sequence genome:
- the LOC125359865 gene encoding 40S ribosomal protein S27-like, translated as LRWFLNLCVSASQLAKDLLHPSPEQEKRKHKKKRLVQSPNSYIMDVKYPGCYKITMVFSHAQTVVLCVGCSTVLCQPTRGKARLTERCSFRRKQH; from the coding sequence CTTCGTTGGTTTCTAAATCTCTGCGTTTCTGCCTCTCAGCTCGCAAAGGATCTTCTCCATCCCTCTCCTGAACAGgagaagaggaaacacaagaagaaGCGCCTGGTGCAGAGCCCCAACTCCTACATCATGGATGTGAAATACCCAGGATGCTATAAAATCACCATGGTCTTTAGCCATGCACAGACAGTAGTTTTGTGTGTTGGTTGCTCCACTGTCCTCTGCCAGCCTACAAGAGGGAAAGCAAGGCTTACAGAAAGATGTTCCTTCAGAAGGAAGCAGCACTAA
- the LOC125359866 gene encoding olfactory receptor 14K1-like — protein sequence MANLTLEMDFFLTQFADSKELQVFQGFLFLLIYLEALMGNLLIFILVTVDQCLHTPMYFFLKNLSFLDAGLISVTVPNLILNSFTHRSIISFPGCICQLFFVIHFVSSELFILTAMSYDRYVAICHPLRYNVILNRGVCLQMVATSWMFGSLFGVLYSAGTFSLFFCGSRKLPQFFCDVPSLLKISCSKVHITIDVSVAIAIVWGLFCLVCIGISYVCIFSTVLRMPSLQGRSKAFSTCVPHLIVVVTFLVTGAIAYLKPVPDLPYLEDVLVSIFYSVMPPSLNPIIYSLRNKEIKVSMQKLLWKLHHYKCYGENNRLVSRKAG from the coding sequence ATGGCCAACCTCACATTGGAGATGGACTTCTTCCTCACCCAATTTGCTGACAGCAAGGAGCTCCAGGTCTTCCAGGGATTTCTGTTCCTGCTGATCTACTTGGAGGCTCTCATGGGCAATCTTCTCATCTTCATCCTTGTCACTGTGGACCAGTGTCttcacacccccatgtacttcttcctgaaGAACTTGTCCTTCCTTGATGCTGGCCTCATTTCAGTCACGGTCCCTAACCTCATTCTTAACTCTTTTACCCACAGGAGCATCATCTCTTTCCCAGGATGCATATGTCAGCTTTTCTTTGTGATACACTTTGTTAGTTCTGAGCTTTTCATTCTGACAGCCATgtcctatgaccgctatgtggccatctgtcaCCCCCTACGCTACAATGTCATTTTGAACAGGGGAGTCTGTTTGCAGATGGTAGCTACTTCTTGGATGTTTGGGAGTCTTTTTGGGGTCTTATACTCAGCTGgaactttctctttatttttttgtggctcCAGAAAACTCCCACAGTTTTTCTGCGATGTCCCCTCTCTActgaagatttcttgttctaaagTACATATCACTATTGATGTTAGTGTGGCTATTGCAATTGTATGGGGACTATTCTGCTTGGTGTGCATTGGGATTTCATATGTTTGCATCTTCAGTACAGTGCTGAGAATGCCATCCTTACAAGGCCGGTCaaaagccttctccacctgcgTGCCTCATCTCATAGTTGTAGTTACATTTTTGGTGACAGGTGCCATTGCTTATTTGAAGCCAGTTCCTGACTTGCCATATCTTGAAGACGTTTTGGTATCCATTTTCTACTCTGTGATGCCTCCATCTTTGAACCCAATAATATATAGTCTGAGAAATAAGGAAATCAAAGTGTCTATGCAGAAGCTCCTGTGGAAGCTGCATCATTATAAGTGTTATGGGGAAAACAATAGATTAGTATCTAGAAAGGCTGGCTGA